From Erwinia pyri, a single genomic window includes:
- the pepA gene encoding leucyl aminopeptidase, whose amino-acid sequence MEFSVKSGSPEKQRSACIVVGVFEPRRLSPIAEQLDKISDGYISALLRRGELEGKVGQTLLLHHVPNILSERILLIGCGKERELDERQYKQVIQKTINTLNDTGSMEAVCFLTELHVKGRNTYWKVRQAVETSKETLYSFDQLKSNKTEPRRPLRKMVFNVPTRRELTSGERAIQHGLAVAAGVKAAKDLGNMPPNICNAAYLASQARQLADAYSKNITTRVIGEQQMKELGMNAYLAVGQGSQNESLMSVIEYKGSPDAESKPIVLVGKGVTFDSGGISLKPGEAMDEMKYDMCGAASVYGVMRMVAELNLPLNVVGVLAGCENMPGGRAYRPGDVLTTMSGQTVEVLNTDAEGRLVLCDALTYVERFDPDVVIDVATLTGACVIALGHHVSGLLSNHNPLAHELIGASEQAGDRAWRLPMADEYQEQLDSYFADMANIGGRPGGAITAACFLARFARKYNWAHLDIAGTAWRSGKAKGATGRPVALLSQFLLNRAGLNGDD is encoded by the coding sequence ATGGAGTTCAGTGTAAAAAGCGGTAGCCCGGAAAAGCAGCGCAGTGCCTGTATCGTGGTCGGCGTGTTTGAACCGCGCAGGCTGTCACCGATTGCTGAACAGCTGGATAAAATCAGCGATGGCTACATCAGCGCCCTGCTCCGCCGTGGCGAACTGGAAGGCAAAGTCGGCCAGACCTTGCTGCTGCATCACGTGCCCAATATCCTCTCTGAGCGCATTCTGCTGATTGGCTGCGGCAAAGAGCGCGAGCTTGATGAGCGTCAGTACAAGCAGGTGATCCAGAAAACCATCAACACGCTGAACGATACCGGTTCAATGGAAGCGGTCTGCTTCCTGACCGAGCTGCACGTTAAAGGCCGCAACACTTACTGGAAAGTACGCCAGGCAGTAGAGACCTCTAAAGAGACGCTGTACAGCTTCGATCAGTTGAAAAGCAACAAAACCGAGCCGCGCCGTCCGCTGCGTAAAATGGTCTTTAACGTGCCTACCCGCCGTGAACTCACCAGCGGCGAACGCGCCATTCAGCACGGCCTGGCCGTGGCTGCCGGCGTTAAAGCCGCGAAAGATCTCGGCAATATGCCACCAAACATCTGTAACGCCGCCTACCTGGCTTCCCAGGCGCGTCAGCTGGCGGATGCCTACAGCAAAAACATCACCACTCGCGTCATTGGCGAGCAACAGATGAAAGAGCTGGGCATGAACGCCTATCTGGCCGTAGGCCAGGGCTCGCAGAACGAGTCGCTGATGTCGGTTATTGAATATAAAGGCAGCCCTGACGCAGAGAGCAAGCCCATCGTGCTGGTGGGTAAAGGCGTCACCTTCGACTCCGGCGGCATCTCCCTCAAGCCGGGCGAAGCGATGGATGAGATGAAGTACGACATGTGCGGCGCGGCGTCGGTCTATGGCGTGATGCGTATGGTGGCCGAGCTGAATCTGCCGCTGAACGTAGTCGGCGTGCTGGCAGGCTGTGAAAACATGCCTGGCGGCCGGGCTTACCGTCCGGGCGACGTGCTGACCACCATGTCCGGTCAGACCGTGGAAGTGCTGAATACCGATGCGGAAGGTCGTCTGGTGCTGTGCGACGCGCTGACCTACGTGGAGCGTTTCGATCCGGATGTGGTGATTGATGTCGCGACCCTGACCGGTGCCTGCGTGATTGCGCTGGGACACCACGTCAGCGGTCTGCTGTCGAACCACAACCCGCTGGCGCATGAGCTGATTGGCGCCTCTGAACAGGCGGGTGACCGCGCCTGGCGTCTGCCGATGGCGGATGAGTATCAGGAGCAGCTCGACTCCTATTTTGCCGATATGGCGAACATTGGCGGCCGTCCTGGCGGCGCGATCACCGCTGCCTGCTTCCTGGCGCGTTTTGCCCGTAAATATAACTGGGCGCATCTGGACATCGCGGGTACGGCCTGGCGCTCCGGCAAAGCCAAAGGGGCCACCGGCCGTCCTGTGGCGTTGCTCTCCCAGTTCCTGCTGAACCGCGCTGGCCTTAAC
- the lptF gene encoding LPS export ABC transporter permease LptF — translation MIIIRYLVRETLKSQLAILFILLLIFFCQKLVRILGAAVDGEIPTNLVLTLLGLGVPEMAQLILPLSLFLAILMTLGRLYTESEITVMHACGLSKAVLVKAAMVLMLFTAIVAAINVAWLGPWSSRYQSEVTQNAKANPGAAALAAGQFQQSGDGQSVMFIENVKGNTFGNVFLAQLRPKGNARPSVVLADKGHMTQRPDGSQVVTLEKGTRFEGTAMLRDFRITDFVNYQAIVGHQDVVLDPNDAEQMDFTTLAQSDKPEFRSEFHWRITLVFSVLVMALMVVPLSVVNPRQGRVLSMLPAMLLYLIFFLLQSSLRSSGQKGRLDPAIWMWVVNISYLALAVLLNLWDTVPMRRFRARFSKGGSV, via the coding sequence GTGATCATCATTAGATATCTGGTTAGGGAAACGCTCAAAAGCCAGCTGGCTATCCTCTTCATCCTGCTACTGATCTTCTTTTGTCAGAAGTTAGTCAGGATTTTGGGTGCCGCGGTGGATGGCGAAATTCCAACAAATTTAGTCCTGACATTATTGGGCCTTGGCGTGCCAGAGATGGCGCAGCTTATCCTGCCACTGAGCCTGTTTTTAGCCATTTTGATGACGCTTGGGCGGTTATACACCGAAAGCGAGATCACGGTGATGCACGCCTGCGGCCTGAGCAAAGCGGTGCTGGTCAAGGCGGCGATGGTGCTGATGCTCTTCACCGCGATAGTGGCTGCCATTAACGTCGCCTGGCTTGGCCCCTGGTCTTCCCGCTATCAAAGTGAAGTGACGCAGAACGCCAAAGCTAACCCGGGCGCCGCCGCGCTGGCTGCCGGACAGTTCCAGCAGTCGGGCGACGGCCAGTCGGTGATGTTTATTGAGAACGTTAAGGGCAACACCTTTGGCAATGTCTTCCTGGCGCAGCTGCGGCCGAAAGGCAACGCCCGTCCTTCTGTGGTGCTGGCTGATAAAGGCCATATGACCCAGCGGCCAGACGGCTCGCAGGTGGTGACGCTGGAGAAAGGGACCCGCTTTGAAGGCACGGCGATGCTGCGCGACTTCCGCATCACGGATTTCGTCAACTATCAGGCGATTGTCGGGCACCAGGATGTAGTGCTGGACCCGAACGATGCTGAGCAGATGGATTTCACAACGCTGGCGCAGTCTGACAAGCCGGAGTTCAGAAGCGAGTTCCACTGGCGCATCACGCTGGTGTTCTCGGTGCTGGTGATGGCGTTAATGGTGGTGCCGCTCAGCGTGGTCAACCCGCGTCAGGGCCGCGTCCTGTCGATGCTGCCCGCTATGCTGCTCTATCTGATCTTCTTCCTGCTGCAGAGTTCGCTGCGCTCCAGCGGCCAGAAAGGCCGCCTCGATCCCGCTATCTGGATGTGGGTGGTGAATATCTCTTACCTGGCGCTGGCCGTGCTGCTTAACCTGTGGGATACCGTGCCCATGCGGCGTTTCCGTGCCCGCTTCAGCAAGGGAGGCTCCGTCTGA
- the lptG gene encoding LPS export ABC transporter permease LptG has protein sequence MFGVLDRYIGKTIFNTIMATLFMLVSLSGIIKFVDQLRKTGQGEYTALGAGLYTVLSVPKDIEIFFPMAALLGALLGLGTLAQRSELVVMQASGFTRMQIAASVMKTAIPLVLLTMAIGEFVAPQGEQMARNYRAQQLVGGSLLSTQNGLWAKDGDNFIFIERIKDNSELTGISIYSFNKERRLQNVRYAASAKYNADKKSWDLVQVDQSDLTNPKQVSGSQTLSGEWKTTLTPDKLGVVALDPDALSISGLYNYVKYLKQSGQVAGRYQLNMWSKIFQPLSVAVMMLMALSFIFGPLRSVSMGMRVVTGISFGFLFYVLDQIFGPLSLVYNIPPILGALLPSAAFFAISVYMLLKRR, from the coding sequence ATGTTTGGCGTACTCGACAGATATATCGGTAAAACGATCTTCAACACCATCATGGCGACGCTGTTTATGCTGGTGTCGCTCTCCGGCATCATCAAGTTTGTAGATCAGCTGCGCAAAACCGGGCAGGGTGAATACACCGCGCTGGGCGCCGGGTTGTATACCGTGCTCAGCGTGCCGAAAGATATTGAAATCTTCTTCCCGATGGCCGCGCTGCTTGGCGCGCTGTTAGGGCTGGGGACGCTGGCACAGCGCAGCGAGCTGGTGGTGATGCAGGCTTCCGGCTTCACCAGGATGCAGATTGCCGCCTCGGTGATGAAAACGGCTATCCCGCTGGTGCTGCTGACCATGGCAATTGGTGAGTTTGTGGCGCCGCAGGGCGAGCAGATGGCGCGTAACTACCGTGCGCAGCAGCTGGTGGGCGGTTCGCTGCTCTCCACGCAGAACGGCCTGTGGGCGAAGGATGGCGACAACTTTATCTTTATTGAACGCATTAAGGATAACAGTGAGCTGACCGGCATCAGCATCTACAGCTTCAACAAAGAGCGTCGCCTGCAAAACGTGCGCTACGCCGCTTCCGCCAAGTACAACGCGGATAAAAAGTCCTGGGATCTGGTGCAGGTGGATCAGTCTGACCTCACCAACCCTAAGCAGGTCAGCGGCAGCCAGACCCTGAGCGGTGAATGGAAAACCACGCTGACCCCGGACAAGCTGGGCGTAGTGGCGCTGGATCCCGATGCGCTCTCTATCAGCGGCCTCTATAACTACGTGAAGTATCTGAAGCAGAGCGGTCAGGTTGCCGGGCGTTACCAGCTGAATATGTGGAGCAAAATCTTCCAGCCGCTGTCGGTAGCGGTGATGATGCTGATGGCGCTGTCGTTTATCTTTGGCCCGCTGCGCAGCGTGTCGATGGGAATGCGGGTGGTCACCGGTATCAGCTTCGGCTTCCTGTTCTACGTGCTGGATCAGATCTTCGGGCCGCTGAGCCTGGTCTATAACATCCCGCCTATCCTGGGCGCGTTGTTACCCAGCGCAGCGTTCTTCGCCATCAGCGTCTATATGCTGCTGAAACGACGTTAG
- a CDS encoding DUF2382 domain-containing protein, with amino-acid sequence MGGKSDPPQPASGEEQRLPLIEEHATLDKARVLDSRISIERTTISAEELLETELARDEVEIKHIAKNQLVEDDYSAEVRYEGDLLIIPVIEERVEIIRRKVLKEEIHIRKVKTVEPYQQNVLIRSQEVKIRKEKGKP; translated from the coding sequence ATGGGCGGCAAATCCGATCCCCCGCAGCCCGCTTCCGGTGAAGAACAACGGCTGCCGCTGATAGAAGAACATGCCACTCTCGACAAGGCCCGCGTGCTGGACAGCCGCATCAGCATCGAGCGAACCACCATCTCTGCTGAAGAGCTGCTCGAAACGGAATTAGCGCGTGATGAGGTGGAGATTAAACATATTGCTAAAAACCAACTGGTAGAGGATGACTACTCTGCTGAGGTCCGGTATGAAGGCGACCTCTTAATTATTCCGGTCATAGAAGAGCGTGTTGAAATTATTCGCCGGAAAGTGCTGAAAGAAGAAATACATATCCGCAAAGTTAAAACAGTAGAGCCTTATCAACAAAACGTTTTGATAAGAAGCCAGGAGGTGAAGATTCGTAAGGAGAAAGGAAAACCCTAA